The following are encoded together in the Vigna angularis cultivar LongXiaoDou No.4 chromosome 9, ASM1680809v1, whole genome shotgun sequence genome:
- the LOC108318884 gene encoding GDP-Man:Man(3)GlcNAc(2)-PP-Dol alpha-1,2-mannosyltransferase has translation MLKKKAIELNISEQVEFHKNVTYRDLVGLLGGAVAGIHSMTDEHFGISVVEYMAAGAIPIAHNSAGPKMDIVLDEDGQQTGFLACTVEEYVDAIVRTVTIFKRVNYGRESLPDLNYPPPEESESSSSSSPHKITISFSLWRLLIDYIVSIFNKKDDSAQ, from the exons ATGTTAAAAAAGAAAGCAATTGAGCTGAATATTAGTGAACAAGTGGAATTTCACAAGAATGTGACATACAG AGATTTGGTTGGACTTTTAGGGGGTGCTGTTGCTGGGATTCATTCGATGACAGATGAGCATTTTGGCATTAGTGTTGTAGAATACATGGCTGCCGGTGCTATCCCAATTG CTCATAATTCTGCTGGCCCAAAAATGGACATTGTGCTAGATGAAGATGGACAGCAAACAGGATTTCTTGCCTGCACTGTTGAAGAATATGTAGACGCCATTGTGAGGACAGTAACAATATTT AAGAGAGTGAACTATGGAAGAGAGTCTCTTCCTGATCTCAATTATCCTCCTCCCGAAGAATCAGAATCATCATCGTCTTCTTCTCCTCACAAAATTACCATAAG CTTCAGCTTATGGAGACTGCTCATTGATTATATCGTGTCCATTTTCAACAAGAAGGATGACTCTGCACAATGA
- the LOC108318885 gene encoding uncharacterized protein LOC108318885, whose product MAGYRRCNICRSEGHYVRDCPTVRRTGHQTHQAGRAHPRGGARPQASGRVYALAASSNLELVVRELQYDLVVATPTLGLVKTSTSCARCSVVVEGRQFKVNLICLPLQGLDVILGMDWLSTNCNLIDYVEQSGQSLEHSVVSDFLDVFPEEVSGLPP is encoded by the exons ATGGCGGGTTATAGGAGGTGTAACATTTGTCGTAGTGAGGGGCATTATGTCAGGGACTGTCCTACTGTCAGGAGGACAGGTCATCAGACTCATCAGGCTGGGAGAGCTCATCCGAGGGGCGGTGCCAGACCGCAGGCTTCAGGCAGGGTGTACGCATTGGCAGCTAGCTCAA ATTTGGAATTGGTTGTGAGAGAGTTACAGTATGATTTGGTTGTAGCTACTCCGACTTTGGGGTTGGTCAAGACATCTACTTCGTGTGCTAGATGTTCAGTGGTGGTAGAAGGGCGTCAGTTCAAGGTAAACCTCATTTGTTTACCTTTGCAAGGATTAGATGTGAtcttgggaatggattggttgtcTACCAATTGTAATCTTATTGACTACG TTGAGCAGAGTGGGCAGAGTTTAGAGCACTCAGTTGTGAGTGATTTCTTGGATGTGTTTCCTGAGGAAGTGTCGGGGTTGCCTCCTTAG
- the LOC108318904 gene encoding cyclic nucleotide-gated ion channel 1 isoform X2 yields the protein MAISVDPLFFYIPVIDDSKKCLDLDGTLKITASVLRTFFDLLYILHIVFQFRTGFIAPSSRVFGRGELVDDPSAIVMKYLSSYFTIDILSIIPLPQMVILAMILSPTCSAPYVGKDLLKYTVIAQYVPRLLRIYPLFKEVTSTSGILTETAWAGAVYNLFLYMLASHVVGAFWYLFSVESRVRCWRRRLKNNITSYHESYLSCGSDNSTIQSLLHHSCPITDPENIIDLEAFNFGIFKEALKYRVVESSTDFHHKFFYCFWWGLRSVSSVGQGLETSTYVGEIIFAISIAVFGLVLFASLIGNMQKYLQSTTVRVEEMRIKRRDAELWMSHRMLPDFLKQRIRRYEQYKWQENRGVEEETLIRNLPKDLRRDIKRHLCLDLLKKVPMFESMDNQLLDALCDKLKPVLYTERSYIVREGDPVDEMLFIMRGKLATATTNGGRTGFFNSSELKAGDFCGEELLTWALDPYYSSNLPISTRTVETISEVEAFALMPEDLKSVASQFRRLINNKQLQHTFRFYSLQWKTWGACFIQAAWRRYRKKKAERLLREAEERIQNLENEEGSSPSFAATVYASKFASNALRHLRSGKRTRVPQPQKLLPLMPQKPSEPDFTALKN from the exons ATGGCAATCTCTGTGGATCCACTTTTCTTTTACATCCCAGTGATTGATGACAGTAAAAAATGCCTTGATTTGGATGGAACACTCAAGATCACTGCCAGTGTTCTCCGTACATTCTTTGATCTTCTCTACATTCTTCACATTGTCTTTCAGTTTCGAACCGGGTTTATTGCCCCTTCCTCTCGTGTGTTTGGAAGGGGTGAGCTTGTTGATGACCCTTCAGCCATAGTGATGAAATACTTAAGTTCTTACTTCACCATTGACATTCTGTCAATTATTCCACTTCCTcag ATGGTCATTTTAGCTATGATCCTATCCCCAACATGCTCAGCTCCATACGTGGGAAAGGATTTGTTGAAGTATACAGTAATAGCCCAGTACGTGCCAAGGCTTCTGCGGATCTACCCTTTATTCAAAGAAGTAACAAGCACTTCTGGCATATTGACTGAGACAGCATGGGCTGGAGCAGTTTACAATCTTTTTCTCTACATGCTAGCAAGTCAT GTGGTTGGAGCTTTCTGGTATCTGTTTTCAGTAGAATCAAGGGTGAGGTGCTGGCGCAGGCGGCTGAAGAATAATATTACTTCCTATCATGAATCCTACCTTAGCTGTGGATCTGACAATTCTACTATTCAATCACTTCTCCATCATTCTTGCCCTATCACTGATCCTGAAAATATTATAGACCTGGAAGCTTTCAATTTTGGAATTTTCAAAGAAGCTCTAAAGTATCGAGTGGTAGAATCAAGTACTGATTTTCATCACAAGTTCTTCTACTGCTTTTGGTGGGGTTTGCGCAGTGTAAG TTCAGTTGGGCAAGGTCTCGAGACAAGTACTTATGTAGGGGAGATAATCTTTGCTATCTCCATTGCTGTCTTTGGATTGGTTCTATTTGCATCACTTATTGGAAACATGCAG AAATATCTACAATCTACTACTGTCAGAGTTGAAGAGATGAGAATCAAAAGGAGGGATGCAGAACTGTGGATGTCCCACCGTATGCTGCCTGATTTCCTGAAGCAAAGAATCAGACGGTATGAACAATACAAATGGCAAGAAAATAGGGGTGTTGAGGAGGAGACATTGATTCGCAACCTCCCCAAAGATCTCAGAAGGGACATAAAGCGCCATCTTTGTTTAGATCTACTTAAAAAA GTTCCAATGTTTGAGAGCATGGATAATCAGTTGTTGGATGCACTGTGTGATAAACTAAAGCCAGTCCTGTACACAGAGAGAAGTTACATAGTCCGTGAAGGGGATCCAGTTGATGAAATGCTGTTCATCATGCGTGGAAAACTTGCAACTGCCACAACAAATGGTGGAAGAACTGGTTTCTTCAATTCCTCTGAGCTCAAGGCTGGTGATTTCTGCGGAGAAGAGCTTCTGACATGGGCCTTGGACCCCTACTACTCCTCAAATCTACCCATTTCAACTAGAACTGTGGAAACTATATCAGAAGTTGAAGCCTTTGCTCTCATGCCTGAGGACTTGAAAAGTGTTGCTTCCCAATTTCGACGTCttataaacaacaaacaactcCAACACACTTTCAG GTTCTATTCCTTGCAATGGAAGACATGGGGTGCATGTTTCATACAAGCAGCATGGCGTAGATATAGAAAAAAGAAGGCAGAGAGGTTGTTACGTGAAGCAGAAGAAAGGATACAAAATCTGGAAAATGAAGAAGGGTCTTCACCTAGCTTTGCTGCCACTGTATATGCATCAAAGTTTGCATCAAATGCATTGCGCCACCTCCGAAGTGGTAAACGCACCAGAGTGCCACAGCCACAGAAATTGCTACCCTTGATGCCTCAGAAGCCTTCTGAGCCAGATTTCACTGCTCTGAAAAACTAG
- the LOC108318904 gene encoding cyclic nucleotide-gated ion channel 1 isoform X1 translates to MTTKGQRFVRFKDWKSFSSSSIEHNDSTSDGFHKKKVQSCESSVSDESIRNLSCKRHVLHPQGATLQKWNKIFVITSVMAISVDPLFFYIPVIDDSKKCLDLDGTLKITASVLRTFFDLLYILHIVFQFRTGFIAPSSRVFGRGELVDDPSAIVMKYLSSYFTIDILSIIPLPQMVILAMILSPTCSAPYVGKDLLKYTVIAQYVPRLLRIYPLFKEVTSTSGILTETAWAGAVYNLFLYMLASHVVGAFWYLFSVESRVRCWRRRLKNNITSYHESYLSCGSDNSTIQSLLHHSCPITDPENIIDLEAFNFGIFKEALKYRVVESSTDFHHKFFYCFWWGLRSVSSVGQGLETSTYVGEIIFAISIAVFGLVLFASLIGNMQKYLQSTTVRVEEMRIKRRDAELWMSHRMLPDFLKQRIRRYEQYKWQENRGVEEETLIRNLPKDLRRDIKRHLCLDLLKKVPMFESMDNQLLDALCDKLKPVLYTERSYIVREGDPVDEMLFIMRGKLATATTNGGRTGFFNSSELKAGDFCGEELLTWALDPYYSSNLPISTRTVETISEVEAFALMPEDLKSVASQFRRLINNKQLQHTFRFYSLQWKTWGACFIQAAWRRYRKKKAERLLREAEERIQNLENEEGSSPSFAATVYASKFASNALRHLRSGKRTRVPQPQKLLPLMPQKPSEPDFTALKN, encoded by the exons ATGACTACAAAGGGACAGAGATTTGTTAG GTTTAAGGATTGGAAGTCATTTTCATCTTCAAGTATCGAGCACAATGATTCCACCAGTGACGGATTTCACAAGAAAAAAGTTCAATCATGCGAAAGCTCTGTCAGTGATGAATCAATCAGAAATTTGTCCTGTAAGAGGCATGTTCTTCATCCACAGGGGGCAACACTTCAAAAGTGGAACAAAATTTTTGTAATCACAAGTGTGATGGCAATCTCTGTGGATCCACTTTTCTTTTACATCCCAGTGATTGATGACAGTAAAAAATGCCTTGATTTGGATGGAACACTCAAGATCACTGCCAGTGTTCTCCGTACATTCTTTGATCTTCTCTACATTCTTCACATTGTCTTTCAGTTTCGAACCGGGTTTATTGCCCCTTCCTCTCGTGTGTTTGGAAGGGGTGAGCTTGTTGATGACCCTTCAGCCATAGTGATGAAATACTTAAGTTCTTACTTCACCATTGACATTCTGTCAATTATTCCACTTCCTcag ATGGTCATTTTAGCTATGATCCTATCCCCAACATGCTCAGCTCCATACGTGGGAAAGGATTTGTTGAAGTATACAGTAATAGCCCAGTACGTGCCAAGGCTTCTGCGGATCTACCCTTTATTCAAAGAAGTAACAAGCACTTCTGGCATATTGACTGAGACAGCATGGGCTGGAGCAGTTTACAATCTTTTTCTCTACATGCTAGCAAGTCAT GTGGTTGGAGCTTTCTGGTATCTGTTTTCAGTAGAATCAAGGGTGAGGTGCTGGCGCAGGCGGCTGAAGAATAATATTACTTCCTATCATGAATCCTACCTTAGCTGTGGATCTGACAATTCTACTATTCAATCACTTCTCCATCATTCTTGCCCTATCACTGATCCTGAAAATATTATAGACCTGGAAGCTTTCAATTTTGGAATTTTCAAAGAAGCTCTAAAGTATCGAGTGGTAGAATCAAGTACTGATTTTCATCACAAGTTCTTCTACTGCTTTTGGTGGGGTTTGCGCAGTGTAAG TTCAGTTGGGCAAGGTCTCGAGACAAGTACTTATGTAGGGGAGATAATCTTTGCTATCTCCATTGCTGTCTTTGGATTGGTTCTATTTGCATCACTTATTGGAAACATGCAG AAATATCTACAATCTACTACTGTCAGAGTTGAAGAGATGAGAATCAAAAGGAGGGATGCAGAACTGTGGATGTCCCACCGTATGCTGCCTGATTTCCTGAAGCAAAGAATCAGACGGTATGAACAATACAAATGGCAAGAAAATAGGGGTGTTGAGGAGGAGACATTGATTCGCAACCTCCCCAAAGATCTCAGAAGGGACATAAAGCGCCATCTTTGTTTAGATCTACTTAAAAAA GTTCCAATGTTTGAGAGCATGGATAATCAGTTGTTGGATGCACTGTGTGATAAACTAAAGCCAGTCCTGTACACAGAGAGAAGTTACATAGTCCGTGAAGGGGATCCAGTTGATGAAATGCTGTTCATCATGCGTGGAAAACTTGCAACTGCCACAACAAATGGTGGAAGAACTGGTTTCTTCAATTCCTCTGAGCTCAAGGCTGGTGATTTCTGCGGAGAAGAGCTTCTGACATGGGCCTTGGACCCCTACTACTCCTCAAATCTACCCATTTCAACTAGAACTGTGGAAACTATATCAGAAGTTGAAGCCTTTGCTCTCATGCCTGAGGACTTGAAAAGTGTTGCTTCCCAATTTCGACGTCttataaacaacaaacaactcCAACACACTTTCAG GTTCTATTCCTTGCAATGGAAGACATGGGGTGCATGTTTCATACAAGCAGCATGGCGTAGATATAGAAAAAAGAAGGCAGAGAGGTTGTTACGTGAAGCAGAAGAAAGGATACAAAATCTGGAAAATGAAGAAGGGTCTTCACCTAGCTTTGCTGCCACTGTATATGCATCAAAGTTTGCATCAAATGCATTGCGCCACCTCCGAAGTGGTAAACGCACCAGAGTGCCACAGCCACAGAAATTGCTACCCTTGATGCCTCAGAAGCCTTCTGAGCCAGATTTCACTGCTCTGAAAAACTAG